A part of Sulfurimonas sp. HSL-1716 genomic DNA contains:
- a CDS encoding ORF6N domain-containing protein codes for MNSIITDEHTIQNKIFTVRDLQVMLDADLAELYGVQTKRINEAVRNNPDKFPSDFYFELSKEEDEILRSKISTFNESLKNRKYSSKVFTEQGVYMLATVLKSKIATEITISIIRTFAQMRRIINDNSLFLSQLKDLEKRQLSYEIKTDKKLDEIFEAIEAKEIKPKQGIFYEGQIFDAYVFVSELIKSAKNSIVLFDNYVDESVLMLLSKRVSTCNVIIYTKTISKRLELDLQKYNAQYPHIEIKKFDLSHDRFLLIDDEVYHIGASLKDLGKKWFAFSKMDQASFEIMKRLNLTDGKIV; via the coding sequence ATGAATAGCATCATCACCGACGAGCACACTATCCAAAACAAGATCTTTACCGTTCGAGATTTACAGGTGATGCTTGATGCGGATCTAGCGGAGCTTTACGGTGTACAAACGAAAAGGATCAATGAAGCGGTAAGAAACAATCCCGATAAATTTCCGTCTGATTTTTATTTTGAGTTGAGTAAAGAGGAAGATGAAATCTTGAGGTCGAAAATTTCGACCTTTAACGAAAGCTTAAAAAATAGAAAATACTCGTCCAAAGTTTTTACCGAGCAGGGTGTGTATATGCTGGCAACGGTACTTAAAAGTAAAATCGCCACAGAGATCACGATATCCATTATCAGGACTTTTGCACAGATGAGAAGGATCATAAACGATAATAGTCTGTTTTTGTCGCAATTAAAAGATCTAGAAAAACGCCAACTAAGCTATGAGATCAAAACCGACAAGAAGCTCGATGAAATTTTTGAAGCGATAGAAGCAAAAGAGATAAAACCAAAGCAGGGGATTTTTTATGAAGGGCAGATATTCGATGCTTATGTATTTGTATCTGAACTCATCAAAAGCGCCAAAAACAGCATCGTACTTTTTGACAACTATGTAGACGAAAGCGTTTTAATGCTTTTAAGCAAAAGAGTTTCTACATGTAACGTGATTATCTATACAAAAACAATATCAAAACGGTTGGAACTTGATCTACAAAAATACAATGCTCAATATCCACATATCGAGATAAAAAAGTTTGACCTTTCGCATGATAGATTTTTGCTTATCGATGATGAAGTCTATCATATAGGAGCATCTCTCAAGGATTTAGGCAAAAAATGGTTTGCTTTTTCAAAAATGGATCAAGCGAGCTTTGAAATAATGAAACGATTGAATTTAACAGATGGAAAAATAGTATGA
- the hypE gene encoding hydrogenase expression/formation protein HypE, with the protein MTKNITLAHGNGGEENNELISKVFYKAFENDILSKSEDAAVIHNGELAFSTDSFTVSPIFFPGGDIGKLAVCGTCNDLAMMGAKPKYLTCSVIIEEGFAIRDLEKIVRSMKKELEINGAVIVSGDTKVVPKGAVDKIFINTTGIGEIRQRGISSNNITKDDLILISRDVGRHGATIFAAREGIEFSSALQSDCASLSLQVNALMEAGVKITALRDATRGGVAAVLNEWARQSNICIEVDEESIPVSEEVYGSCEMLGFEPLNLANEGTFVLALPKEHVQKALKVLHGFENSSNAVIIGKVSDAYLKKVILNSSYGTKRFLDLPTGELLPRIC; encoded by the coding sequence ATGACAAAAAATATAACTTTGGCACACGGCAACGGCGGAGAAGAGAACAACGAGCTGATCTCCAAGGTGTTTTATAAGGCGTTTGAGAACGACATCCTCTCAAAAAGCGAAGACGCGGCGGTCATCCATAACGGAGAGCTTGCTTTTTCTACGGATTCTTTTACCGTCTCGCCGATCTTTTTCCCCGGCGGAGACATAGGCAAGCTCGCAGTTTGCGGTACCTGTAACGACCTTGCCATGATGGGTGCAAAGCCCAAATACCTTACATGCAGCGTCATCATCGAAGAGGGGTTTGCAATCCGCGATCTTGAAAAGATCGTGCGTTCCATGAAAAAAGAGCTGGAGATAAACGGCGCCGTGATTGTAAGCGGAGACACCAAGGTAGTTCCAAAGGGAGCCGTGGATAAGATATTTATCAACACGACCGGCATCGGCGAGATACGCCAACGTGGGATCAGTTCAAACAACATAACCAAAGACGATCTGATACTCATCTCAAGAGACGTCGGCAGACACGGTGCGACCATCTTCGCCGCAAGAGAGGGGATAGAGTTCTCTTCCGCGCTTCAAAGCGACTGTGCGTCTTTGTCTCTTCAGGTCAATGCGCTCATGGAAGCGGGAGTGAAAATAACCGCCCTCAGAGACGCGACGCGCGGAGGCGTGGCGGCGGTGCTCAACGAGTGGGCAAGGCAGTCAAATATCTGCATCGAGGTGGATGAAGAGAGCATCCCCGTGAGCGAAGAGGTCTACGGAAGCTGTGAGATGCTTGGATTTGAACCGCTGAACCTGGCGAACGAGGGGACTTTCGTCCTCGCGCTTCCAAAAGAGCACGTACAAAAGGCTCTTAAAGTGCTGCACGGTTTTGAAAACTCCTCAAATGCCGTGATAATAGGCAAAGTGAGCGATGCTTATCTCAAAAAAGTGATCCTCAACTCCTCATACGGTACGAAAAGGTTTTTAGACCTGCCGACAGGCGAACTTCTGCCCCGCATCTGTTAG
- a CDS encoding hydrogenase maturation protein, which translates to MRILIISTVFNSLTQRIFCEMKESGHTVSVQFAISDELMQDGVESFLPDIIICPYLTKFIPDIIYTKFPTFIIHPGILGDKGPHSLDHAILDEKEEWGVSIIRANGEFDGGDVWASQNFPMRDTKKSSIYRHEVSSAASKAVFKLLEHLQESSFEPLTQLPTPMHKIVTQRDRAIDWKKNTAKEIVKKINASDGFPGVLDELLGVKCYLFGAHFEAFEADEELKSASQNAKPKEIFAKRDGAVCIKTVDGAVWVSHLKEVSRFKLPATYVLKERLKGIKEFRIPLIMETHRETFYEISVQMKEEAAYLYFDFYNGAFSSEQSIRLKYAVEYLQERCKVLVLMGGEDFFSNGIHLNILEDSKKAGEDGWSNINAMNDMVRSVLLCEDILTVAALRGGAGAGGVFLGTACDYVVAREGVVLNAHYKTIGLTGSEFHTYTLPRRVGEAKADGLLQDALPLTAKEAQKIGLVDKIFGEERKSFYEELDAFVQSLIQDEDVWYELLDAKREKLQRDGALIAGRHKEELDTMYPQFWDEKSVFHSLRRDFVYKKCPLETPKRLIYKGEKDA; encoded by the coding sequence ATGAGGATACTGATAATCTCCACCGTGTTCAACTCTTTGACGCAGAGGATATTCTGCGAGATGAAAGAGTCGGGGCATACCGTGTCCGTGCAGTTCGCCATTAGCGACGAGCTGATGCAAGACGGCGTGGAGAGTTTTTTGCCCGACATCATCATCTGCCCCTATCTGACGAAGTTCATTCCCGACATCATCTATACGAAGTTTCCGACTTTCATAATCCATCCGGGAATCTTGGGAGACAAGGGTCCTCATTCGCTCGATCATGCCATCCTCGATGAAAAGGAGGAGTGGGGCGTGAGCATCATCCGCGCGAACGGGGAGTTTGACGGCGGAGACGTCTGGGCTTCGCAGAACTTTCCCATGCGCGACACAAAAAAGTCCTCTATTTACAGACACGAGGTAAGCTCGGCGGCGTCCAAAGCGGTCTTTAAACTTTTAGAGCATCTGCAGGAGAGCTCGTTTGAGCCCCTTACGCAGCTTCCGACGCCGATGCATAAGATAGTGACGCAAAGAGACAGAGCCATAGACTGGAAAAAAAATACCGCAAAGGAGATCGTCAAAAAGATCAACGCTTCAGACGGTTTTCCGGGAGTGCTTGATGAGCTGCTGGGCGTTAAATGCTATCTTTTCGGTGCGCATTTTGAGGCGTTTGAAGCAGACGAAGAACTAAAAAGTGCTTCGCAAAATGCCAAGCCCAAGGAGATCTTTGCCAAACGAGACGGAGCGGTCTGCATCAAGACCGTTGACGGCGCGGTATGGGTATCGCATCTCAAAGAGGTCTCGCGTTTTAAACTGCCCGCCACCTATGTCCTAAAAGAACGGTTAAAAGGGATAAAAGAGTTTAGGATACCGCTCATCATGGAGACGCACAGAGAGACGTTTTATGAGATCTCCGTACAGATGAAGGAAGAGGCGGCGTATCTTTACTTTGACTTTTACAACGGCGCGTTTAGTTCCGAACAATCGATTCGCCTGAAGTATGCCGTGGAGTATCTGCAGGAGCGATGCAAGGTGCTTGTGCTTATGGGCGGAGAGGATTTCTTTTCAAACGGCATCCATCTCAACATCCTCGAAGACAGCAAAAAAGCGGGTGAGGACGGATGGAGCAATATCAACGCTATGAACGATATGGTGCGCTCGGTGCTGCTGTGTGAAGATATCCTGACAGTGGCGGCACTGCGAGGCGGTGCGGGAGCGGGAGGCGTGTTTTTGGGTACTGCGTGCGATTATGTCGTAGCACGTGAAGGTGTCGTGCTCAATGCGCATTATAAGACCATAGGGCTCACAGGAAGCGAGTTTCATACCTACACTCTGCCAAGAAGAGTCGGTGAGGCAAAAGCAGACGGGCTTTTACAAGATGCTTTGCCGCTTACGGCAAAAGAAGCGCAGAAAATAGGCCTTGTAGACAAGATATTTGGCGAGGAAAGGAAAAGTTTTTATGAGGAACTTGATGCTTTTGTACAAAGTCTCATTCAAGACGAGGATGTTTGGTACGAACTTCTTGACGCAAAAAGAGAAAAGCTGCAAAGAGACGGCGCTCTTATAGCAGGCAGGCATAAAGAGGAGCTCGATACGATGTATCCGCAGTTCTGGGATGAAAAAAGCGTTTTTCACTCTTTGAGAAGGGATTTCGTTTATAAAAAATGTCCTCTTGAAACACCCAAAAGACTGATCTATAAAGGAGAAAAAGATGCATGA
- the hypA gene encoding hydrogenase/urease nickel incorporation protein HypA, with protein MHEYSVVQSLMTQCEEHAAANNAAKVTKIVVKIGVMSGIEPYLLETAFNTFKEGTVCEGGEFVMNIQPLKIECQECKTVSDLEKIEYCCPKCQSIDVKVIDGEDMFLMSLEMQ; from the coding sequence ATGCATGAATATAGTGTAGTGCAGTCGCTTATGACGCAGTGCGAAGAGCACGCGGCGGCAAACAACGCCGCAAAGGTCACAAAGATCGTCGTCAAAATAGGAGTGATGAGCGGGATAGAACCCTATCTGCTGGAGACCGCTTTTAATACCTTTAAAGAGGGAACCGTCTGCGAGGGCGGGGAGTTTGTCATGAACATACAGCCTTTAAAGATCGAATGTCAGGAGTGCAAAACTGTGAGCGACCTTGAGAAGATAGAGTACTGCTGCCCGAAGTGTCAAAGCATAGACGTCAAGGTGATAGACGGCGAAGACATGTTCTTGATGAGTCTAGAGATGCAATGA